The Deinococcus koreensis genome includes a window with the following:
- a CDS encoding ABC transporter substrate-binding protein, whose product MRPIPTRLRRLSRAVSLLTALIATPALAQPATTVRLGFFPNLTHAPALVGLERGTFQKALGTVKLEAKEFVSGTTLSEAFAAGQIDIAYIGPGPAINAATRGMPVQFLAGASEAGAVLVARKDSAIKTYKDLAGKVVSVPSLGNTQDISLRHILSEQGLKSKADGGDVTIVPIPPADTIAAFAGKRADATLVPEPWGAALEAQGHRVIGTEKTVWQGGKYPTTIVIVNTRFAEANPALVTAFLKAHTEAVTFLTKQPAAAQASVNSELEKLTGAKLDPRVLQRAFARTRFTTALDADALREYAALNVEAGYARSAPDLAPFLRK is encoded by the coding sequence GTGCGACCCATCCCCACCCGTCTGCGCCGATTGTCCCGCGCCGTCAGCCTGCTGACGGCCCTGATCGCCACCCCCGCCCTCGCCCAACCGGCCACCACGGTTCGGCTGGGGTTTTTTCCCAACCTCACCCACGCGCCCGCACTGGTCGGGCTGGAGCGTGGCACCTTCCAGAAGGCGCTGGGCACCGTGAAGCTGGAGGCCAAGGAGTTCGTCTCGGGCACCACCCTCTCCGAGGCCTTCGCCGCCGGGCAGATCGACATTGCCTACATCGGCCCAGGCCCGGCCATCAACGCCGCCACGCGCGGGATGCCGGTGCAGTTCCTGGCCGGGGCCAGCGAGGCCGGCGCCGTGCTGGTCGCCCGCAAGGACAGCGCCATCAAGACCTATAAAGACCTCGCGGGGAAGGTCGTGTCGGTGCCCAGCCTGGGCAACACCCAGGACATCAGTCTGCGCCACATCCTGAGCGAACAGGGGTTGAAGTCGAAGGCGGACGGCGGCGACGTGACCATCGTGCCCATCCCGCCCGCCGACACCATCGCGGCCTTTGCAGGCAAGCGGGCCGACGCCACGCTCGTGCCCGAGCCCTGGGGCGCGGCCCTGGAGGCCCAGGGCCACCGGGTGATCGGCACGGAGAAGACCGTGTGGCAGGGCGGAAAGTATCCCACCACCATCGTGATCGTAAATACCAGGTTTGCCGAGGCGAACCCAGCCCTGGTGACGGCCTTCCTGAAGGCACACACGGAGGCTGTGACCTTCCTGACCAAGCAGCCGGCCGCCGCGCAGGCCTCCGTGAACAGCGAGTTGGAGAAGCTGACCGGCGCGAAGCTCGATCCACGGGTGCTGCAGCGCGCCTTCGCGCGCACGCGCTTCACGACCGCGCTCGACGCCGACGCGCTCAGAGAGTACGCCGCGCTGAACGTCGAGGCTGGCTACGCCCGTTCGGCACCTGACCTCGCGCCGTTCCTGAGGAAGTAG
- a CDS encoding cyclic-di-AMP receptor, whose product MKLVLAIIQDADASALMRVLSEHAFEVTKLASTGGFLREGNTTLMIGLEDARLDELKRHVAQTCRTRIRLVAPNVPVGEQSEGLSSQPIEVPVGGAVLFVLGVQEFIKV is encoded by the coding sequence ATGAAGCTCGTGCTGGCCATCATTCAGGATGCCGACGCGTCCGCGCTGATGCGGGTGCTGTCCGAGCACGCCTTCGAGGTGACCAAGCTGGCCAGCACCGGCGGCTTCCTGAGGGAAGGCAACACCACCCTGATGATCGGCCTGGAGGACGCGCGCCTGGACGAACTCAAGCGGCACGTCGCCCAGACCTGCCGCACCCGCATCCGCCTGGTCGCCCCGAACGTGCCGGTGGGCGAGCAGAGCGAGGGTCTGAGCAGTCAGCCCATCGAGGTGCCGGTCGGCGGCGCGGTGCTGTTCGTGCTGGGTGTGCAAGAGTTCATCAAGGTCTGA
- a CDS encoding DUF1648 domain-containing protein: MSFAVGVWALPRRAERVPVHWGADEADRWGSLAEGLFVPPVMLLSVSLLILAAARAQQASAPRVRRVVFRFGLIALFGMAAQTSVGVGSAWTTGTKERSTALPQESSGALW, encoded by the coding sequence GTGAGCTTTGCCGTGGGCGTCTGGGCTCTCCCACGTCGGGCTGAGCGGGTTCCCGTGCACTGGGGGGCAGACGAGGCGGATCGCTGGGGCAGCCTGGCCGAGGGGCTGTTCGTTCCGCCCGTCATGCTCCTCTCAGTGTCGCTGCTGATCCTGGCCGCCGCCCGCGCGCAGCAGGCCTCGGCCCCACGTGTCCGTAGGGTGGTGTTCAGATTTGGCCTGATCGCCCTGTTCGGAATGGCGGCCCAAACGTCCGTTGGAGTGGGCTCGGCGTGGACGACCGGCACGAAGGAGCGCTCGACCGCTCTGCCTCAAGAGTCCTCAGGGGCCCTTTGGTAA
- a CDS encoding NAD-binding protein, which translates to MIVGYGRVGRLVGQALQARRLPFVVVEQDDALVEELRAQGLSVIYGDAARTQVLRQAGLAQAGVVVVATPDALQAQLITEHVRRVSAQVHVIARTHDEHTQQSLQELGADEVLFGEQEFGQAIGVQAVTALGRRPVLDPGGA; encoded by the coding sequence GTGGGGTACGGACGCGTCGGCCGCCTCGTGGGCCAGGCCCTGCAGGCCCGGCGGTTGCCCTTCGTGGTCGTGGAGCAGGACGACGCGCTGGTCGAGGAGCTGCGCGCCCAGGGCCTGAGCGTGATCTACGGGGACGCCGCCCGCACGCAGGTGCTGCGTCAGGCGGGGCTGGCGCAGGCGGGCGTGGTGGTCGTCGCCACGCCGGACGCCCTGCAGGCGCAATTGATTACGGAGCACGTCCGACGCGTGAGTGCTCAGGTACACGTCATCGCGCGCACGCATGACGAGCACACCCAGCAGAGCCTGCAGGAACTGGGCGCGGACGAGGTGCTGTTCGGGGAGCAGGAATTCGGTCAGGCCATCGGGGTGCAGGCGGTCACCGCCCTGGGACGGCGGCCTGTCCTGGATCCAGGAGGGGCGTGA